A single region of the Zygotorulaspora mrakii chromosome 4, complete sequence genome encodes:
- a CDS encoding uncharacterized protein (similar to Saccharomyces cerevisiae YOL163W), whose protein sequence is MKNGFIVTDMSVNKEDGSKFEKVLTGATTSQLEYSSFNELDSSSIDAFNDSKFQEDNGNPFLNPIVEKHYRELYVSTKYECVERFDPFFTWTKKEEKKVVNKLDWHVTLLSCFLFVALQVDRGNLLQGVADNLLHDLGLNSSNYNVGNTIFFLTFLCAELPSQLISKKIGADNWIPMQMTAWALVATLQCRMKGKNSFYACRALLGLLEGGFVPDLVLWMSYFYNSSELSIRLSFFWVTLSLTQIVTSFVAYGVFHMRGIGGMAGWQWLFLIEGIFTLFIGVSAYFLMVPSVVQTKKPWNKKGWFTEREEKIIVNKILRDDPTKGDMNNRQGMSLKMLWKALTDYYLWPIYLIGLVAYIPTNVLTTYLTMVLRNIGFTTFEVNLLAIPSFILHIILLLGLTWLTEKCNNRLGLSLLQPLYTVPLLAVLRFWKATMFNKWGTYAIITLLLGNPYIHAICVSLCSRNSQSVKTRTVSTSLYNMFVQAGLIISSNVYAIKDAPIYRRGNAVLFGLALAMFPILIGSKFLYVYINKQRDKTWDCMSEEERDHYLNTTTEVGSRRLDFRFYH, encoded by the coding sequence ATGAAAAACGGCTTTATCGTCACCGATATGTCTGTCAACAAGGAAGATggatcaaaatttgaaaaagttttaACTGGTGCTACTACTTCTCAGTTAGAGTACTCCTCTTTTAACGAGCTGGACTCTTCGTCAATTGATGCTTTCAATGATAGTAAGTTCCAAGAAGATAATGGAAACCCCTTTTTGAATCCAATTGTGGAGAAGCATTATCGTGAACTGTACGTATCCACCAAATATGAATGTGTTGAAAGGTTCGATCCATTCTTTACGTggacaaaaaaagaagaaaaaaaggttgtGAATAAACTAGACTGGCATGTTACTCTCCTTTCATGTTTCCTATTTGTGGCATTGCAGGTCGACAGAGGTAATTTGTTACAAGGGGTTGCTGATAACCTACTCCACGACTTAGGTCTCAATTCTAGCAATTATAATGTCGGAAATACGATATTCTTTCTGACTTTTTTATGTGCCGAATTACCTTCTCAACtcatttcgaaaaaaatagGAGCCGATAATTGGATTCCAATGCAAATGACGGCTTGGGCCCTGGTGGCTACTCTGCAATGCCGAATGAAAGGTAAAAATTCTTTCTATGCGTGTAGAGCACTCTTGGGTTTACTGGAAGGCGGCTTTGTTCCTGATTTGGTACTTTGGATGTCATATTTTTACAACTCTTCAGAACTTTCGATAAGGctgtcatttttttgggTGACTTTATCTTTAACTCAAATCGTCACTTCTTTTGTGGCATACGGAGTTTTTCACATGAGAGGTATTGGTGGAATGGCAGGCTGGCAGTGGTTATTTTTGATTGAGGGCATTTTCACTCTATTCATTGGCGTCAGTGCTTACTTCTTGATGGTACCTTCTGTGGTTCAAACAAAGAAGccatggaacaagaaaggATGGTTTactgaaagagaagaaaaaataattgtGAACAAGATTCTCAGAGATGATCCAACAAAAGGAGATATGAACAATAGGCAAGGAAtgtcattgaaaatgttaTGGAAAGCGCTCACAGATTACTATTTGTGGCCTATCTATTTAATAGGTCTTGTTGCTTATATTCCAACGAACGTCTTAACAACTTATCTGACTATGGTATTGCGAAATATTGGTTTCACAACTTTCGAAGTTAATCTGCTGGCTATCCCAAGCTTTATCCTTCATATTATACTGCTACTCGGACTGACATGGTTGACGgaaaaatgcaataatAGGCTTGGCTTGAGCCTGTTACAGCCGTTGTATACCGTTCCTCTTCTTGCGGTTCTCCGCTTTTGGAAAGCAACAATGTTTAACAAGTGGGGGACATATGCAATTATCACCCTGCTGCTAGGTAATCCCTATATCCATGCAATTTGTGTGTCCCTGTGCTCTAGAAACTCTCAGTCAGTTAAAACGAGAACTGTTTCTACTTCCTTGTACAATATGTTTGTGCAAGCTGGTCTCATTATATCTTCAAATGTATATGCAATAAAAGATGCGCCAATATACCGCAGAGGAAATGCAGTACTCTTTGGCTTGGCACTTGCTATGTTTCCTATCTTGATAGGGAGTAAGTTTCTTTATGTCTATATCAACAAACAGAGAGATAAGACTTGGGATTGTATGTCAGAAGAGGAAAGAGACCACTACTTGAATACTACTACTGAAGTTGGTTCACGTAGACTGGATTTCAGATTCTATCATTGA